gttgtgttgtgttgttGTCAAGCCTGCCAAAATTTTAAGGGTCTCCCCAAGTTTCTTCTTTTGTGGTTCAATGGAGGGGAATAACCTACTTACAACAATTATGTATACGCCATTCTttcttatctctctctctctttggatGGCTAAAAATTTGACGAGAGAGATGAACTAATGAGGAGGAGCATACAAACCTATTGTATATGGGAGATGATTCTTACACACCTCATTTAACTTGTTTACACACCCATCTTTATTTTTTgacattaaattaaaaaaaattaattaacaacgGTCAAGATCAAACACGGGTGAGAGAGTGTTTTATCATTTGACAATGTCTACACCTAGCTGGATACAATTCCTTCttccctttttaaaaaaaaaatatatttttggtacTTCATTTGACACAAAAGGTTAACAATTCAAAAGGGAGTAGCATTATCTCCCCTCcttttttcctttccctttcatcccctcttatttgaacggtcacggtaAGCCACGTCAAcctcttatattaattttttatagcaagaaaaaaacaaaataagataATGTGAGAGAAGGGGATGAAAATATGAGGGGAAAGAATCCTAGTCATTCAAAAGatgagaaaagaagaaacaaacttatttcaaattttcaaaaaaaaaaaataataacttcaaagttcaaagTCATAATTTTATTGTCTCGACATAATTCTTATGCAGTTATAAAAAGCGTTTTATAAATGCCTAATCCTAAAACAAGCAAAAAAAACCATCTTGAACTTTAATAACAAATTTGAAAGCAATCATAATTCTTTCTACTGAAACATTCTAatacataaaatataaaataatccaatatataaaataaactaAATTGCTAACTTTGCCAATACAATTTTCTTTCGTAATGGGCATTCATACATATGATGTGTATAAATCAGAATAAAAAGAAAGGGTTAGGGGAGGTCAACGTCAACGTCAACCGACCAaccctttttgtttttggaatttatcccaacctttttcttttggaaaaCAAATTGATCTCAAAGAGATGCAGGTGGCACTCCATATTATGGGGCAAAGACTTGACCACGATTAGTAGGAAAAGTCTAGTAAAAGAGACATGCCAACTTGGCGAGTTATACAACATAACGATGACAATGCATCAAAATTCCCTTGCTTAAATGGGTTTTAGGGAAATGTTTACCGTTTTCTATTAGATATTCTAATTCAACAATTTTAATtcttataaaaaattcaaacttaaatGCAAATAACGGATACATTGCTCCTAACCTATTAGATCTCATGCGTATCCTTGTTTGTTTTGTCTAACCATTCATTAATCACTTCACTGCACGAAAACAgttttattataatttataacgtaactaattcctttttattattaattccGGTGTGGAATTAATAAATGAAAGtcaaatcatttgaaaaaagaGTTTTGCCAAACGGCGTTGTTGACCTGACCTTAGACAAACCTACAAAACCACGCGAAAGAGGCATAAAAGAGTGCCAAAATCATGACCAGGCTCTCTCCCATCTCGGCATTCCAGTTCATAATTTTCTCCATCCTCTCTTCCTTTGCCTTGATCTTGGCTTCTGGAGAAAATTTAAACCTCGCTTGGTACTCTACttgagttcaaatttttttaattctaaaactggttttcaattttcagcCTAAAAACTTATTTGATAAGTCCCTTTTCAAAACTTGGACTCAAGATTAACTAAACAACTAACACAAAATTTGAGAACAAGAAAAGTCAGtgtttactgttttttttttttttttcttccttctatcGCAAACTATTTTTTTCCCCGATATATGCGTGAACTTGGGGTCAAGTCCGTAGGCACAGAGCATCTGACTCAGAGATGCCGACAACTGAGAGATGTTTCCGCGCTTCCCTCCAACTCCTGATCCGCCATCCTCTCACTCTAATCATGCAAAACCTCCTCCACGCCAATTGACAGAGGTGCAAGATAACAAGTAGAAGAAAATAACACAAAATCAGCCAGTTGTCAAAACAAGAGAACAAAGCTTTACTTCAAGCTTAATTGCTCAGTTTCTATggtaatttttgaaaattagCAACTAAATTCATCACCGGATATGACCGTTAGATGAATtgtattaaatatataaaagtaTTGGAGCTAGTTCCTAAATTATGAGTCCCCTACCattaagagaaaaataataattataaataGTTAAACTTACGAGACTAAGTTATTAATTTGGAGGTAGATTGTCTGTCCTTCTATTTGAGTGCCAATCTCATCCTTTTCTATTTGTGCGATCACGATTaagccacatcaatattttatattcttattattttttgtcttattatctctataaaaaattaatataaaatattaacataacttaaccgtgaccgcataaaacagaaatgaatgaaaaagatacccaaacaggagggcagacaatctgcctcctgtTAATTTTCCCTCCTTACCATCGGAGATAACCTTAATGTCCTAAGAAATGAGTATCAAAAGTGGATCATAAAATGGAAACCTAGTGTGAAAAAGATCATTAGATGGGTCCATCAAATATTATGCCGACGCTTAATGGGACACCGCATGTCCTTTGATTTCTTGACCAAAAGTACTTTGATTTGAGTCATCATGATGCTGCCAAGTGCCAAGTAATGTCTAGTTGCTTGGTTTCTTGTAGTTGTAGGCCCCATTCCATAGTTGGTTATACATTTAGATGAAAAGAGATCCTTTCCGGATCTCTCACCACTGAATCAAATAATTCGagtttttcaaatttcatttaacagtaaaaaattatcacaGTTTTTAAAGGTTtcgttggataaaatttgaaaGATCTAGATCACTTAATCTGATGGTCTTGATGGAAGAGATCCAAAGATGATCTCTTTCCCATTTAGATAAACCCAGTTATTAATGAGGCTCTTAATGATTTTAAGCTGCTTGTGCATGCGTGGTTTCTAAGCCCCGAAGAAGTCTTGACCATTTTTAGTGGCCACAACAATTCATGTGAATCATCTTCTCCTCGACCTTATGGTTATAAAAATTGTagggaattttaatgaaaagttacTAGTACTAtacactttaatgaaaaataatattttttcattaaaaaatcaatcatggtactattcattttaccatttattttgtccttatcgttaaaactcaaagatttcaagccattttcattaatttttctaaaaTTGTAGATCATTTATCGTTCGATCTTAATTCAataaactataaatcacaaaaaaaatatgTCAATATGTGTATAAATATTATTaactaacaaaaagaaaagtggaTGTGttgattattttatatatgttccGATTCAAATTGAAGCAAGCATTCAGTCGCACATAAAGAAAAGTGGATGTGTAAAAACCAAGAACATACATCTATATCCCTTTCACTAATTTCCTTTAGCAGCTTAAAATATACATAAAGCATGCAAAGGTGACTTGGACCACCATTTTAGGCACGACTTTCCGAATAATATGTTCCCCTCGCAACTTTGCCTTTACTAAAACAAAACctcccatttttatttttcaaatattcTTATTCTCATCTTCCCATATTCTTGTTCGTGGTCGGTCGTACGTGGCATTTTCTCATAGGCAGACACCTCAATTAACGAATCTCAACCATAGATTGCTCTCACCGTCACTGGGAATTATCCCGATGGATCTTGACCCAATAAAGAAAAAGTTACACGAACCCCtttagaaaaaaagaaaacaaaataattgcaaagtaaaaataaaaataaaaaataattcgtAGATTGTCTATATAAACCTCATTCACCGCACAACCTTTTCCCAAAGAAGATCAAACCAGTTTACTCTACAAAAAACCAGTCGCACGTAAAAACCTTCACTGAAACCCcatattcaaatttcaaaagcctAACATGGCTAGGGACTACGACTATTATTCTTACTGGGACTACTTCTCCATCCCTCTCCACCTTGGCTTCTTCATTTCAATCCTCGTCTTCATCATGGGCTTCACATGGTACATAAACTACGAGTCCATGATTGAGGACATGATGACTCAAGTCAAACTCTTCCTCATGCTTGTTCCAATCATTCTGTTGCTTGTCGTCCACTGCTTATCGGGTGGGTTATCGTTTTTGGTGCCGCTGCCGGAGCAGGATTCGCTTCACAGAGCCGGAGGGTCTCCGTGGGGTGTTGGACTCGTGCTTGTGTTCCTTTTGATCATGATCTCTTACCAGTCTTCTTTGCAGGAACGTTGGTTTCCCTTACTAAGTAGATGATGATGATTTTATTAGATGTATATGTGCAAATGGATGTTTACGTTATATGAATTTGTAATAGTACTAAAGCCTTGGCTTTGGCTTGTTGATCTTTTTGGCAAACACGAAACTGGGTATACCTAATTATTGCCGTTTGTTTTGAGATTACTGTATGCAACTTGGTCTTGTGATATTCTTTGGGATTTGGATCCAATCCGATTCAAATCGTGGAATCCTAAAGATTTTTATATCTTAATCATTTATCATGTATTGTgcgataaaaaattatttgactttttttatttaaacttaaacataaatagtacctgATGAAAACTGGTAGcgcaatatacgatgaacggttagAATATGCAGATTTCTAGAATCTTCACATAGTAGATTCGGAGAAGATGCTCTTCCATATTCTTGTAGCTTCTTGCCAGGCCCATCGTCATCATGAGTTCATCATTTATGAATGCTGGCCATTAATCATTGAGTATTTATCACATAAAATTGTTCTTTATCGATATCCTATAAATACAATTTTATAAAGCATCATATTGCTTATTCTCCTTTTAGTTTGGCCATAATCATCTCTTATGGCATGGTACACAACTCCATGTTTTCTCCAATGCGGTGGTGCTAGCGGAATGCAAACATATGCTACTCTTACAACATTTTTATAACTATAGCATATTTGTAACATTCTTCTAATAAATATGTGATAAATCTACTTGTATTGGTAGGCTATGTCCTTTTATTAGACAGATTGTCACAAATATAGTATACAAAATGCGATCAATGTAGCACTACTCTAGTGGAATATAATTGACCGATTAATCCTGCAACCATCTCATAAGATTTATCCCACATTAAAGAGTTTTTCATTATAGCTCATATACTCTGTTAGGAAAATTTGTTGTATGTTTTTATTGTTAAGTTTATAATGGGGTTAACTCTTCACAATCCCTCAAAATTTCCATTTTATAGTCAAATCACTTAGAATTTCattttagaaaaagaaaaagaaactcgTAGACTCAAAGATGATGGCATCTGATTATTTTTGTACCATGAGTTAGATATTGTTTTTCCGTATTTTGATTATTTACGTATTTCTGATTAAAAGTATTAGTTCTTATATCTATATTTGTATCTATTATTCTCATTCTCACATGTATTAGACTTATATATGTGTAAGGTGACTGTTAAGTATGTTGCGTGAGAGAaatattaaatacatataagGGCGACTCAAAGCTAATAAGGTTTTTTCTTTTGCGAGGGTCAAGAAGGGAGAAGGGGGGAACGTTTATCATAAGTTGTCCTACCCTTGTTTTGCAAAGATGTTGTTCCACGACTCAAACATTTGAACTTTCAGTCACAAAAGAACAAATCTTTCTGTTGTACTAAGACTCCAccacaaaaatattaaatacGTATGTGGTGCATAATTAATCCCCTCTTCCATTAATCGTGGCTGTGGTTGATGATGGAAAATAAATATTATCCTTGGTTACGTGTGGTTAGATAGATATTGTTCTTACCCCTTAAGCCAGCGAAAAAGGGTGTGTTGACCGTGGGAAGCTAATGATACTGATAGCAAACCAAATCAAAGTGTCATTAGGTGTTTTCGCTTGTGATGCATATATAGCTGGAATAGGCATTGGTGCCATCTGGTGCTATCAATGTCCAACATTACAACATCACCAACAGTTGGTATAAATTGCCAAACAGCTAGACTGCTAGAAATCGCATTcgttcagaaaaaaaaaattcttacaaGTGTACAACTTTAATTAGTTAGACAATTTAAATCGTGAGTTGAATTCATCTAattctccaaaaaaaataaagctGAGGACATTTGAATCTCTCCACTATTGTCGTAAGACATGAAATTTTAAGTCATCGTTTAAATTATATCAGACCCGAATTTCTTTATAGCTTAgatattttatctttttctacTCTCTTCGTCTCATTTCTTTCTACAGTTTCGTCCATAGTTTTATAACATTGATAACTCATTTTCTCGACTCAAACACTGACTAATGAATCAAGTATGAGCAATTAAGCACTACCCAGTTcccaatattatatatatatgtgtgtgtgtgacaatACGTCAGTATCACGGGACTCTTGCCATGAAGCACTGGAGGCCCACCGCCCACAGTGCCTGTACGGACGGCCGGGTAGATTGTAAGTTGTAACCTAACTATACACAAAACTGCGGCAGGCAGAGCACATACGCATACATATGTATGGTTGTCTAAACGCAATATtcgaaacaaaaacaaatttgggtttgaAGGGGGCTTGAACCATTAACCACGTTCCTCGTTCGAGCATTGCTTGAGGAGTCTCGAGAGGGCTCGAACACTGCTCAAGGGGACCTCGAGTGAcagaaaaacatatatatatgtgtgtgtgtgtgtatatatatatataactttgaTGATAGCATGACTACATTCCAAGCCAATTATGCATCATAATGCGTATTAATTTTCTCATATCACAATGCGCGATTGATTATAAAGTGTAATCAAGTTCTTGTCATCCAACCTCGAGTGACTTTTTTCAAAAACATACTAATGTCCTTAATGTTTTACAGAAAATGTATGTTCAGATTTTCTTATTGCATATATGGAAGGTCCATACCTTTGTATAGATAGAGGCTCTACTTCATTAGCGGGGGATCAGCCTAAATTTGACTTAATTATAGAAACTAATTAGTCGACAATTAACTGTCTAGGTTTCTAGTTAGGGAGTGATCCATTGCCTGGTTGTCCTAGCTCCCCCGTTGAACTGGTAGTACACTCAACTAAAAAATAATACACTTTCATATTGGCTTCTGCATAATTTCGTTTCCCATTAATCAAACCACAGTAAAGTCAGCAATATGTCCATTTcttgcttcttcttttttttcaactgTTCTTTGTTGGGTAgaagatattaataaataaataatgtggCAGAAGGcagaaaattaaacataaattagCAATATGCTCGATAGTCCATGGCTTGGGATCATCAGTAATGCACCTCACTTATTGAAGAGTTTGTGAAATTCCTAGTAAAAACGCAAACGAATCCTGGAAAAAATTGTTTAGGTAATTTGTTACTTTTAGCACTTTTTTTCCTTCTGAATTT
This window of the Malus domestica chromosome 03, GDT2T_hap1 genome carries:
- the LOC103452444 gene encoding uncharacterized protein; the encoded protein is MARDYDYYSYWDYFSIPLHLGFFISILVFIMGFTWYINYESMIEDMMTQVKLFLMLVPIILLLVVHCLSGGLSFLVPLPEQDSLHRAGGSPWGVGLVLVFLLIMISYQSSLQELLKPWLWLVDLFGKHETGYT